A segment of the Candidatus Nitrososphaera gargensis Ga9.2 genome:
CTGTGCATACGGCGCTAAAAGTTCTGACCTTCTTTGGAGTGAGCCAGTTGGACGCAATGATGGCGACCTTGTGCCCATCAAACCCGAGCATGATCGTCGCAAAGTCTTCAAATGCATGAAAGCGCTTGCCGGCGCGGGCAAAGACGACGTTTGGCCGGCTGCCAAAAAGGAACATCGCCGCGTCGATGTCATGTACTGACGTGTCGTATATCACGCCCACGTCCTTGATGTGCAGTGGCATCCTGTTTTCTCTATGAAATTCGATCATCATCGGGTCGCCGTACATGCCACCCTCTATGAGCTTGCGAGCGTCGCTTACAGCAGGGTTGAACCGCTCGACGTAGCCTGACGTCAGGACGACCTTTTTCTTTTCTGCCATCTGCATCATCTCTTCGCATTCCTTGGACGAAAACGACATCGGCTTTTCAACAAATGTATTGATGTTGTGCTCCATCATTTTCTTTGCAATGGCGGCATGGGTCTTTGTCGGAGTGCACACGAGACAGCCGTCGAGCCGCTCCTTGCTAAGCATCTCGTCTATAGACGAATACGCCTGCGCGCCGTGCTTGCCGGCTATCTCTTTTGCCCTAGCTGCGTCAAGGTCGCAGATCGCGGCAAGGCAGCCAAGATCTTTTAACACCCTTGCATGATTCTTGCCCCACCCGCCAACTCCAATGACTGCTATTTTTGTTGTGTCTGCCATACAGGGGTCAACCAGTTCATGTATTCCTTGGCACCGGCAGAAACTATCTTTTCATACATTTCGCGAATTCCCTTTGTAACCGGGCCTTCCTTCCCGTTGTTGCCCACTACATGGCCGTCGACGCTGCTCACCGAGACGATTTCTGCCGCAGTGCCGGTAAGGAATATCTCGTCCGCCATGTACAGCTCTGTCCGTGAGATAGGGCGCTC
Coding sequences within it:
- a CDS encoding Gfo/Idh/MocA family protein; this translates as MADTTKIAVIGVGGWGKNHARVLKDLGCLAAICDLDAARAKEIAGKHGAQAYSSIDEMLSKERLDGCLVCTPTKTHAAIAKKMMEHNINTFVEKPMSFSSKECEEMMQMAEKKKVVLTSGYVERFNPAVSDARKLIEGGMYGDPMMIEFHRENRMPLHIKDVGVIYDTSVHDIDAAMFLFGSRPNVVFARAGKRFHAFEDFATIMLGFDGHKVAIIASNWLTPKKVRTFSAVCTDGIITGDFLTQEIRIDHAEATITPRRQFQEPLTLELQNFVAAIEGKAKIVVTAADATNVTRVAEAAILSSNTGSPVYLDLK